The Pseudanabaena sp. ABRG5-3 genome includes the window AACAACAATCAAATCCTGAGCAATTTAGATATGGTCATAAACCTTGATGAAATGAAATTTACCGATCTCCATTCCCATGGGGAATCTCAAGAGCGGATTGCGACTATTCGCCAAGAACTAAGAGATCTAACATGGCGATCGGCAGGAATTTGTCGTAATGCTGAGGCGATGGAAACTGCGATCGACCAAATCCAAAACCTCCAAAAAGAAATATCGACACTGCGGAGCAAAACACGACTTTGGGTAGAAACCCACAACCTGATTGATTTTGCCTATTTACTAGTCAAATCCGCCCTATTTCGTACTGAAAGTCGCGGCGCACATTTCCGTCTAGATTATCCTGATACAGCATTCGCTTGGCAAGTACATACTGTCATTCAGGCTCAAGAAATCATTGCCCAATAGATTAGGTTTAGTAAAGAACCTAATTTTTGATGGTGTAGTTTTGCCGCTACATCAAAAATTGGGTTCTTATTTTACGGCGAACCTCCTATAGCAGTGAAAGTTTTGCTTAGGACATAAAACCCAAATAAACAAAGACGGCGCTTCGCGCCGTCTTTGTTTATTTGGGTTTTGATTTGTCCTAGCTATCTCTTTCATTGCTATATATTTTTTAACAACCATCTAAAGGTATGGGTTTGATTTATTTATTTGTCGATTTATTTCTTTTTATAGACTTATATTGCTAAAATGTTACACATCGCAATAAAAAGACAAATTTCTATCAACTTTCAGCAAAAAGGATAAATCAATGGCACTTTTCGGATTATTTGGCAAAAAAGATCAAAGCGACGACTCTAACAAATCAGACTCTTCCTACTTCCTCGATCAGGATGCCGCTAAAACCTTCGGTGACATTGACTATATGCGTACACCCAAGGCTGTCAAAAAAACATTCCCAACCGTTAATGGTGTTAAGGGCGCAGAAGTCGTAGAAATCGTTTCTGCTACTGAAAAGGTTGAAGGTTCTGAACTAGGAGTTTCTAGCAGCAAGGCTTCTGAATCGACTCCCAAATCTACATTTGAGCCAAAACCAATTAATACTCGCGTAGATTCCAGCATGGATATCTTCCTAAACATGGCAAAAGATATCAAAAAGCGCTAAGAAATAGAGCCATATATAGATTTGTGGAAGCGCCCCCCAAAGGGGGCGCTTCCACAAACTCAAAAATCTACAAATGCTTTAGGACTGCTATAGCAATAAAAGGGTTGATTAGAAAAAACACAAGTAGCGGCGATTCTCGCCACTACTTGTGTTTTGGGCCTTTGATTTGTCCTAGCAGTACCTAAACAAAAAAGCCCTTGCTGAGCAAGGGCTTTTTTGATGATTAGTCAAAACCAAGGAGATCGAAAATGTCACGATCCTTGAGGGGTTGAGCATATAAAGGCTCAGCATTTTCTAGCATCCCCTTCGCCAGCTTGAGATATTCCTGCTGGACTTCTAAAACCTCAGGATCAGGTTCCATTTCAAACACTGTACATTTTTTCAAACGACTGCGGCGAATGGCATCAACAGTGCGGAAATGGGCAAGGGTTTTGAGACCAACACGCTCATTAAACTTGTCAATCTGATCAGTTCCTTCGCTACGGTTGGCAATGATGCCACCGAGACGCACCTTATAGTTTTTCGCTTTGGATTGAATTGCGGCAACAATCCGATTCATCGCAAAGATCGAGTCAAAGTCATTGGCAGTAACAATCAAGCAATAGTGAGCGTGTTGTAGAGGAGCCGCAAATCCACCACAAACCACATCACCCAATACATCAAAAATTACAACATCAGTATCTTCGAGTAAATGATGCTCTTTGAGAAGTTTTACAGTTTGACCTGTGACATAGCCGCCACAACCAGTACCTGCTGGGGGACCTCCTGCCTCAATACACATTACGCCGTTATAGCCTTCAAACATGAAGTCATCAGTTTTCAACTCTTCAGAATGGAAGTCAACGGTTTCGAGAATATCGATAACAGTGGGAACCATTCTCTTGGTGAGGGTGAAAGTACTGTCATGTTTGGGATCACAACCAATTTGGAGTACGCGCTTACCAAGATGCGAAAATGCGGCTGAGAGATTGGAAGAAGTTGTAGATTTACCAATACCACCTTTACCATAGACAGCGATTACCAAAGCACCTTCAATGACCATTGAAGGGTCTTGATGCACCTGAAGGCTACCTTCTCCATCTTCACCCTTATTAATAACTGGTGGACGAACGTTTGCAACTACCAAAATAAACTCCTAATGTAAAAATATTTGTTTAAGCCCCTCTCCCGTAGGAGAGGGAAATAAGGAACAATTAAAATCTTGCTCCCCGCCATTGGGCGACGGGGCTGGGGGATGGCAATTACTTGCCGATCGCTGCTTTTGCTTCGTAGAGAGTTTCTACGGTGATCGAAGTGATACCGCGATCACTAGCAAATTTCTCAGTATTGCGTTTGATCTTGCCACGTACAAAGAAGGGAATCTTCTTTAACTCAGCTTCACCATCCGCACTCCAAGTAATGCCTTCAACCTCTTGAGCTAAGGGTGTAAGAACAGCTTGATTAGAAACAGCATGAACTGTCGGGGCGATCGCTGATTCGGGCGATCGTAACTCTTGTGCTGGTGCAGTATGCAGATGGCTCATATGACCCTCCGCAAACTCGAAGTCTTCCTTGAACATGCCAATCAAATGCTCTTCTAGACCCATCATCAAAGGATGTACCCAGCTATCAAAAATCACATTCGCGCCTTCCCAACCCATTTGCGGTGAGTAACGAGCAGGCACATCTTGAACATGGATTGGCGCAGAAATTACCGCGCAGGGAATACCCAAGCGTTTGGCAATATGTCGCTCCATCTGAGTGCCAAGCACTAGTTCTGGAGCGGCTTCAGCAACTTTAGCTTCTACAGCGAGATAGTCATCACTAATCACCGCTTCGAGTCCGTGCTTCTTGGCAACTTCGCGCACTTCCCGCGCAAATTCACGGCTATAGGTTCCAATACCTACGAGGGTAAAACCTAATTCTTCAGTAGCAATTCTGGCGGCGGCGAGAGCATGGGTAGCATCGCCGAAGATAAACACGCGCTTACCCGTTAAATAAGTAGAATCCACCGATCGCGAATACCAAGGAAGACGGGAAGCATTAGGATTTGCGGCGGTCGATAGGCGAGATACATCCCAGTTACCGAGAGTATCAGACTGCGATCGCTTCAGAGCTTCGCTCACGTCAATATCGGCAACCTTGCCAATTTCGGCAATAAAATCACGGGTTGCACCGACCCCAATCGGTACAGTCTTAATCGTCGGTTGCGCGAAACTACGCTGTAACCAAGTGCAGGTAGTGAGAGCAATTTCAGGATAGAGGCAAATATTAAAATCTGCATCAGGAATCCTTAACAAGTCATCGGGAGTTGCACCCATTGGGGCAACTACATTTACATCGACACCTATTTCTGCCAATAGCTTAATTACTTCCCGAATATCATCACGACACCTAAAGCCAAGAGCCGTGGGTCCAATAATATTTGCTTTCGGGCGAAGCTGGGGATCGCGCTTAGGACGAGGAGTATTTGGCGGCGGCACAACGGGCAGCAGTAACGTGCGGACTAAATGATAGAGAGTCTCACTCGCACCCCAGTTTTCCTTTTTAGAATAGGCAGGTAACTCTAAACTAACAATGGGAATTGGTAAGTTCATCCCCTTAGCCAGAGAACCTGGTTGATCCTGAATCAACTCGGCAGTGCAGCTTTCGCCAACTAGCATGACCTGAGGCTTAAATCTCTCATAAGCATCGCGTACCGAAGTCTTCACCATCTCCGCAGTGTCACCACCAAGATCGCGAGCTTGGAAAGTTGTATAGGTAACAGGAGGACGGCGATCGCGTCTTTCGATCATCGTAAATAATAAATCAGCGTAAGTATCGCCCTGCGGCGCATGAAGTACATAATGTACTCCTTCCATACCAGTTGCAATTCGCATCGCTCCCACATGGGGAGGACCTTCATAAGTCCAGAGGGTTAGTTCCATAATTTATATTAATAAAAAATACCTCTAAGTAGTAGAGTGCGAAGCACTTTACTACTTAGACAGTTAATCTTCTTCTTCTCTCAAGTGGACGAGCAAATAGCTCTGCTAAATCGGCGGCTTGGTCGTAACCGTGAATTGGCGAAAACACTAATTCAATTGACCATTTTGTAGCCATACCTTCTGCTTCGAGAGGGTTCGCAAGTCCTAGACCACAGACGGTAATATCAGGACGGGCTTCACGGCAACGATCAAGTTGCTTTTCTACATCCTGACCTTCTGAAAGGGCTGTACCGACTGGTAACAGATTAATTTCACTATCCATTAACAGGCGATCAATATAGGGCGTGCCTACTTCGACTAGCTCCATGCCGCATTCTCTAGAGAGAAAACGAGCCAATGGAATTTCCAATTGTGAGTCGGGGAATAGAAAGGCTTTGCGACCTGTCAAGACTTGGCGATATCGCTCTAGGGCAATTTTGGCGCGATTCACTTGAGGAGCGATCGCCTCTTCAAATTTCTCCTTATCCACATTCCAAGCATCTGCGGCTGTTTTTAGCCATGCGGTTGTACCCTCGATACCAAAGGGATAGGGCGATGGTAATAATGTCGCACCCCGTGAAATCAGCGATCGCACTGTGTCACTCAGAAAAGGTTGAGCTAACAGTAGTTTTGTCCCTTTGCCAATCGGTGGCAATTTGGCAGCACGACGCGGCGGAAAGAAACTCACAGGAATGCCTAATTTATCGAATAGTCTTTGGAACTGATCTTCTACCACATCGGCAAGACTACCTACCACCATTAGACTGGGTTCATCTTGGCTATGGGGCAGGACAGGAACCATTGATCCTAAACAAGCATCTTCGCCTTGAGTAAAGGTAGTTTCAATGCCACTACCTGAATAATTAAGAATTCTAACTTTGGGAAAGAATCGCTGATTGAGACGTTCAGAAGCCTTGGCAAGATCGAGCTTAATCACTTCAGAGGGACATGATCCCACTAAAAAGAGAGTGCCAATATCAGGACGACGCTCTAGTAACTGATCAACAACGCGATCAAGTTCTTCATTTGCATCTGCAAGACCCGCTAGATCGCGTTCACCGAGAATCGCAGTTCCGAATCTTGGTTCAGCAAAAATCATCACTCCAGCCGCAGACTGAATCAAGTGGGCGCAGGTTCGTGAACCTACGACTAAGAAAAAAGCATCCTGCATTTTGCGGTGTAACCAGACGATTCCCGTCAAGCCACAAAACACCTCCCTCTGTCCCCGCTCTTTGAGCACGGCAAGATCGGTGTTTATTTTTTGAGTATTGATAGCAGGAACTTCTGTGCAAGGCTCTAGAGCCATGTTTTGCTCTCCTATTGGGCTAAATCCCTAGTTTGTTAAAAAGGCAATGCCCTGATTGGTTTAGAGGGCAAAGCCCTGTCTGATATCAAAAATTTGGGCGATCGCAACGCGATCAAATAAATTAATTCTCTTTACTATATTTAGTAAAACCAAGAGACTGGTTAAAAAGTTGCAAAGGTTTACAGGAGTATAAGGATCTAAAAGCGTTTTATGGGGATCGCAAGTACATTTACTTAACCATAGTTAGCTCTTTGCACTGTCTCTGATTAGTTTCGTTTTTTAGTTTGGGTTTATTATTTTTAATAAACCTGCGAAGCAATCGTAACTAAATGCTAGATTTTTGGACAAAAACCAGTGGTACTTGGATTAATATCTTCGCGATCGCCCTTGGTACATTTTTAGGATTAATCCTGCGAGGACGATTTCTTTCGCAAGTTTTGCCAATTCTCAAACAGGCGATCGGGCTAATCACCATGTTTGTCAGCATTAACATGGCAAATAGCTTACTCAAGGTTAAAGCTGGAGTTTTGGATGGAGTGATCTTATCTTTGATTGCTTTAATTATTGGTGGCGTGATTGGCGAACTCAGTCAACTTGAGAAACATTTAGAATCCGTTGGCGACTGGTTAAAAGCTAAATTTAAGGGAAAAGGCAAGTTTACAGAAGGTTTTGTTGCAGCAAGCCTGTTGTTTTGTATTGGACCAATGGCAATTATTGGTAGTCTCAACAATGGATTGACTGGCGATAATAACCTACTAGCGTTGAAATCAGCCCTTGACGGTTTTATTTCGATCGTATTTGCCAGCACTTATGGCATTGGTGTAGGTTTCTCAGCCTTACCTGTTGGGCTTTACCAAGGCATTATGTCAGTCCTTGCAGGCAACTTAGCCCAAAGCTTACCAGACCCAGCTAATGCTCAACCCGTACTCATCATTACTGGCGTTGGCGGATTAATGCTGTTGGGACTCGGTTTAAATTTATTAGAACTAGCCAAAGTCCGCGTTGCCTCTTTTTTACCAGCACTGGCGATCGCACCTTTAGTCTATTGGCTTGCCGACAGCTTCAAATAAACTAATTAGCTAGGCATAAGAGAGAGTTGCGGCGCAGCTCTCTCTTAGTTTTTGTTACAGCTATTGTATATATGCTATAAATTGTTAAGCTCCTCTGTGGCGTGCGTGACTACCGATAATGTGTCTTGATCGATAATCGTTTTTAAGGAGTCTTCGTGATCTTCGCCGCAGTAAACCAGACCTGCATCTGGGAACTTTAAGTTAGGCGCAGTGCTTCGGCTCCACCTGGTTTTACCGGGTCAAACAACTGAGGTAAGACGGCGTTGCGGAGGGGTCAACCAACAAACTTTCAAGATTTTCTGAAAAGTGGTTGCAATTAAAGCAAAGCATGTTATATTAGATAAGCGAAACGACGCGGGGTAGAGCAGCCTGGTAGCTCGTCGGGCTCATAACCCGAAGGTCGATGGTTCAAATCCGTCCCCCGCCATTATGTAAAGACAAAGAAGCCATCCTGTGGGATGGCTTCTTTGTCTTTATGCGTTAGTGATACTTCTAAATAAGTAGCCAACTACCACACCAATCAAAAGCGCCCAGATCTGACCAGAACTCACGAACCTATTCCAACCTTTGCCAATATCTCCCATGACATCCTGTTTGAATTCTTGGGCAATTAAATCCATATTTATGTGTGAATGGATATCTGCAAGATTGAAGTGAAAATTGTTGGCAAAATCGATCGCTGAAATGTGCGAAGCCAGATCGGTGCTAGTTACTAAGTGATGAGCTAGGTCAAGCATAATGTTATAGGGTTAGCGTAGAGGATTGAATTAATTTGCTGGAGCCTTTTCTTTGATTTGCAAGACTACTAGGGTCATATCATCAGTATGAGTATGCCCCTCTCCGATAAAGTTTTGCACTTCTTGGAAGATGTAGTCAAGAATCATCTGAGGACGTGTGACATCCTCAGAAAGGGGGAAGCAATTCTGACAAGCCCAGTCTAACGCTTTGCGGAGGTTCTCTTCATCAAACCGATCGCCTTCAGGACTTGCTGCTTCTGTAAAGCCATCGGTGTAATAAATAACGACATCGCCAGCATCTAGATGGGTACTGCGTTCTTCATATTTAGAACCAGCTTCTAAGCCGATTAAAGCGCCCATCGTATCAAGGGCATGGACACTCCGACTCTTAGAGCGCCAATGTAATGCAGGGGTATGGGCGGCATTGCTAAAGGAGAGAATTTGCGTTGCAGGATCATACTCCGAATAAAACATAGTGACAAAGCGATGGGATTTTTCGAGATCCTCATACATCACTTCGTTGAGATGTTCCAAAATTTTGCTAGGGGAATGATTATTTAATACTTCGGCGCGTAACATGCCCCGTGTCATTGTCATGATCAGTCCTGCGGGGACACCTTTACCCATGACATCGCCGACTACGAAACTCCAGCGATCGCCTTTTTGCATCGGGATAAAGTCATAATAGTCGCCACCAACACGGCTAGCGGTAGAACATCGTGCCGCGATCTCAATGCCTTGAATCTTGGGGCAACTGCGCGGTAAGAGTTGTCTTTGGATTTCTGCGCCGATCTCCATCTCCCGATCTTGGCGCTCTTTTTTAATTAATTCGGTAGTGAGTTCATGATTTTCTAGTCCCACTGAAGTTTGATCGGCGACCAAACGCATCAAGGTGCGCTTATTATCTGTCCAGACATAATCAGGCTTACGGCTAAAGATATAGAGCCGCCCACGTACAGAATTTTTGACTAGTACCGATGTCCCAAACAAATGTACATCTGCCCCTAAATAGCGACTGACCATTTCATCCAGGGCTGTGGGACTACCTGTTAAAACCTGCTGAATTGCCCGCTCGATCGCAGTACGCACCTGTTTAGCTTTCATGCCCCCCTGATTGCGTTCAGGACAATGTAGAGACTCAAGGCGCATTTGTCCGCTTGCCTTAAATAAAATTAGCGCACCACCATCGGAGTCAGTCACACGACTGGCAATAAGGGGAATTAATTCCAGAAATTGATTGAGATTACTAAAGCTGCGGAGAGCGTAACCCAAGAAGCTAAGCAGCTCATGGATTTTATTTTGATCTTGACTCATGCGCCTGAGCAGATCTTTGAGATCTTTCATCACCATCACAGACGCATTGTCTATATCGGGCTGTGGTGGGAGCGATCTATTTCTAGGTGGCAATGATAGAGACATACCAATGCTGCAACGCTAGGTGGTTTATAGGGGAGCTAGTTACGAAAGCTAATTTAGTCAAACAGTTTAGCCTTAGTTGAGACAAAAAATACGATTAATTTTAAAAATTGAGTGGCGCAAAGCGCCACT containing:
- a CDS encoding PP2C family protein-serine/threonine phosphatase; protein product: MSLSLPPRNRSLPPQPDIDNASVMVMKDLKDLLRRMSQDQNKIHELLSFLGYALRSFSNLNQFLELIPLIASRVTDSDGGALILFKASGQMRLESLHCPERNQGGMKAKQVRTAIERAIQQVLTGSPTALDEMVSRYLGADVHLFGTSVLVKNSVRGRLYIFSRKPDYVWTDNKRTLMRLVADQTSVGLENHELTTELIKKERQDREMEIGAEIQRQLLPRSCPKIQGIEIAARCSTASRVGGDYYDFIPMQKGDRWSFVVGDVMGKGVPAGLIMTMTRGMLRAEVLNNHSPSKILEHLNEVMYEDLEKSHRFVTMFYSEYDPATQILSFSNAAHTPALHWRSKSRSVHALDTMGALIGLEAGSKYEERSTHLDAGDVVIYYTDGFTEAASPEGDRFDEENLRKALDWACQNCFPLSEDVTRPQMILDYIFQEVQNFIGEGHTHTDDMTLVVLQIKEKAPAN
- a CDS encoding ferredoxin:protochlorophyllide reductase (ATP-dependent) subunit N, with product MALEPCTEVPAINTQKINTDLAVLKERGQREVFCGLTGIVWLHRKMQDAFFLVVGSRTCAHLIQSAAGVMIFAEPRFGTAILGERDLAGLADANEELDRVVDQLLERRPDIGTLFLVGSCPSEVIKLDLAKASERLNQRFFPKVRILNYSGSGIETTFTQGEDACLGSMVPVLPHSQDEPSLMVVGSLADVVEDQFQRLFDKLGIPVSFFPPRRAAKLPPIGKGTKLLLAQPFLSDTVRSLISRGATLLPSPYPFGIEGTTAWLKTAADAWNVDKEKFEEAIAPQVNRAKIALERYRQVLTGRKAFLFPDSQLEIPLARFLSRECGMELVEVGTPYIDRLLMDSEINLLPVGTALSEGQDVEKQLDRCREARPDITVCGLGLANPLEAEGMATKWSIELVFSPIHGYDQAADLAELFARPLERRRRLTV
- a CDS encoding DUF554 domain-containing protein, with protein sequence MLDFWTKTSGTWINIFAIALGTFLGLILRGRFLSQVLPILKQAIGLITMFVSINMANSLLKVKAGVLDGVILSLIALIIGGVIGELSQLEKHLESVGDWLKAKFKGKGKFTEGFVAASLLFCIGPMAIIGSLNNGLTGDNNLLALKSALDGFISIVFASTYGIGVGFSALPVGLYQGIMSVLAGNLAQSLPDPANAQPVLIITGVGGLMLLGLGLNLLELAKVRVASFLPALAIAPLVYWLADSFK
- the bchL gene encoding ferredoxin:protochlorophyllide reductase (ATP-dependent) iron-sulfur ATP-binding protein, whose product is MNKGEDGEGSLQVHQDPSMVIEGALVIAVYGKGGIGKSTTSSNLSAAFSHLGKRVLQIGCDPKHDSTFTLTKRMVPTVIDILETVDFHSEELKTDDFMFEGYNGVMCIEAGGPPAGTGCGGYVTGQTVKLLKEHHLLEDTDVVIFDVLGDVVCGGFAAPLQHAHYCLIVTANDFDSIFAMNRIVAAIQSKAKNYKVRLGGIIANRSEGTDQIDKFNERVGLKTLAHFRTVDAIRRSRLKKCTVFEMEPDPEVLEVQQEYLKLAKGMLENAEPLYAQPLKDRDIFDLLGFD
- the bchB gene encoding ferredoxin:protochlorophyllide reductase (ATP-dependent) subunit B is translated as MELTLWTYEGPPHVGAMRIATGMEGVHYVLHAPQGDTYADLLFTMIERRDRRPPVTYTTFQARDLGGDTAEMVKTSVRDAYERFKPQVMLVGESCTAELIQDQPGSLAKGMNLPIPIVSLELPAYSKKENWGASETLYHLVRTLLLPVVPPPNTPRPKRDPQLRPKANIIGPTALGFRCRDDIREVIKLLAEIGVDVNVVAPMGATPDDLLRIPDADFNICLYPEIALTTCTWLQRSFAQPTIKTVPIGVGATRDFIAEIGKVADIDVSEALKRSQSDTLGNWDVSRLSTAANPNASRLPWYSRSVDSTYLTGKRVFIFGDATHALAAARIATEELGFTLVGIGTYSREFAREVREVAKKHGLEAVISDDYLAVEAKVAEAAPELVLGTQMERHIAKRLGIPCAVISAPIHVQDVPARYSPQMGWEGANVIFDSWVHPLMMGLEEHLIGMFKEDFEFAEGHMSHLHTAPAQELRSPESAIAPTVHAVSNQAVLTPLAQEVEGITWSADGEAELKKIPFFVRGKIKRNTEKFASDRGITSITVETLYEAKAAIGK